A region of Candidatus Sysuiplasma acidicola DNA encodes the following proteins:
- the prf1 gene encoding peptide chain release factor aRF-1, with protein MEITEKQRYDFRREIERIAAYRGRGTELISLYVPAGKMISDVANYLREEQSQSSNIKSSSTRKNVQSAISSILSRLKGYKMLAPENGIAFFVGTVPKNGNSDQTTMVQHVIEPPEPVPTFLYRCDSSFYLDPLNSMIEVKDVYGLIVIDRKEATIGFLRGQSIQVAKNMHSQVPSKHRMGGQSSLRFERLIEIAANEYYKNVAEVCTNVFLNVKNLSGILVGGPGSTKDFFVKEGYLHYELQKKVIDTFDAGYTDEYGLRELVEKARERLKDLDIMKQKLLIERLLSEIRKPDSGLGAYGLKEVVGALNAGAVSLLLISEGLKKMIREYTCSSCGNVMNVTKSDEDSTAPPCEKCSAQTTMTGEKDLVDELFEKAEQMDTQVELISSESEEGKMLMTAFSGIAAILRYRTVT; from the coding sequence ATGGAAATTACGGAAAAACAGAGGTACGACTTCAGACGGGAGATAGAGAGGATTGCCGCTTACCGTGGCAGGGGAACGGAGCTCATATCACTCTATGTGCCCGCAGGAAAAATGATTTCCGACGTGGCAAACTACCTGAGAGAGGAACAGTCGCAGTCCTCGAACATCAAGTCGTCGTCCACGAGGAAGAACGTCCAGAGCGCCATCAGCTCAATACTGTCGAGGCTGAAGGGATACAAGATGCTCGCGCCCGAGAACGGCATCGCATTCTTCGTCGGTACTGTCCCGAAAAACGGTAATAGTGATCAGACGACGATGGTTCAGCACGTGATAGAGCCGCCGGAACCGGTGCCGACATTCCTGTACCGGTGCGATTCCAGCTTCTATCTGGATCCGCTCAACAGCATGATCGAGGTCAAGGACGTTTACGGCCTCATTGTCATAGACAGGAAGGAGGCGACCATCGGCTTTCTGCGCGGACAGTCGATTCAGGTGGCAAAAAACATGCACTCTCAGGTGCCCAGCAAGCACAGAATGGGAGGACAGTCTTCGCTCAGATTCGAGCGGCTCATTGAGATAGCCGCGAATGAGTATTACAAGAATGTCGCCGAAGTGTGCACCAATGTCTTCCTGAACGTGAAGAATCTGAGCGGCATACTTGTCGGGGGACCGGGCAGCACAAAAGACTTCTTTGTCAAGGAAGGATACCTGCACTACGAACTGCAGAAGAAGGTCATAGACACGTTCGACGCAGGATACACGGACGAATATGGCCTAAGGGAGCTTGTCGAGAAGGCGAGGGAAAGGCTCAAGGATCTGGACATCATGAAGCAGAAACTGCTCATCGAAAGGCTGCTGTCAGAGATAAGGAAACCGGACAGCGGCCTGGGTGCATACGGCCTGAAAGAAGTGGTTGGTGCACTCAATGCCGGCGCGGTTTCGCTGCTGCTCATAAGCGAGGGTTTGAAGAAGATGATCAGGGAATATACGTGCAGTAGTTGCGGTAACGTGATGAATGTCACAAAATCTGACGAAGACAGCACTGCACCGCCGTGCGAGAAGTGTTCTGCCCAGACCACGATGACGGGCGAGAAGGATCTCGTTGACGAACTCTTTGAAAAAGCGGAGCAGATGGATACGCAGGTTGAACTGATATCCTCCGAATCTGAAGAGGGTAAGATGCTCATGACCGCCTTTTCAGGCATTGCTGCCATACTCAGGTACAGGACGGTAACATGA
- a CDS encoding ABC transporter ATP-binding protein, with amino-acid sequence MTEEFVINAEELRYTYNDRQYAVDGASFGVRKGEIFGFLGRNGAGKTTTIKVLTTLVKPTSGKVEVLGTDVRTGGKALRRRIGVVLQDDSFDFTTVEKALDIYGALWGIGREQRKSRTEELLDFFELKEERRKRLWDLSGGQRRRVQVAREFMHDMELLFLDEPTVGLDTVTRRKILDMVKGRAAEGLTVFFTTHNLEEADYICDRVAIIDRGRILADDTVSMLKRRYSGYKTVEASFGEEQSVIETALACLDGVRIEKPAGPGEPFRIVGNEPEETLRRIVDLTLKNGLHLNWLNVHPVTLEEVFLHTVKESVEAS; translated from the coding sequence GTGACAGAAGAATTTGTGATAAATGCAGAGGAGCTCAGATACACCTACAACGACAGGCAGTATGCTGTAGACGGTGCGAGTTTTGGCGTAAGGAAGGGAGAGATATTCGGCTTCCTGGGCAGGAACGGTGCAGGGAAAACGACTACGATAAAGGTGCTCACGACGCTCGTCAAGCCCACGTCCGGAAAGGTGGAGGTGCTCGGCACGGACGTGCGGACCGGGGGGAAGGCGCTGAGGCGCAGGATTGGTGTTGTCCTGCAGGACGATTCATTTGATTTCACCACGGTGGAAAAAGCATTGGATATCTATGGCGCCCTCTGGGGCATAGGCAGAGAGCAGAGGAAGAGCAGAACAGAGGAACTCCTTGATTTTTTTGAGCTGAAAGAGGAGCGGAGGAAAAGACTCTGGGATCTTTCAGGCGGACAGAGAAGGAGAGTGCAGGTAGCCAGAGAGTTCATGCATGACATGGAGTTGCTATTTCTTGACGAACCCACAGTTGGTCTAGACACCGTGACGAGAAGAAAGATACTGGACATGGTGAAAGGGCGTGCGGCGGAAGGACTCACCGTATTTTTCACGACGCACAATCTGGAGGAGGCCGACTACATCTGCGATCGTGTCGCAATTATCGACAGAGGGAGAATACTTGCGGATGACACAGTCTCCATGCTGAAGAGGAGATACTCGGGATACAAGACGGTCGAGGCTTCGTTCGGGGAGGAGCAATCCGTCATAGAGACAGCCCTTGCATGCCTTGACGGCGTAAGAATTGAGAAGCCCGCCGGCCCCGGAGAACCGTTCAGAATTGTAGGCAATGAACCCGAGGAAACGTTAAGGAGAATCGTTGATCTAACGCTAAAAAACGGACTCCATCTCAACTGGCTCAATGTGCATCCGGTCACGCTTGAAGAGGTCTTCCTCCACACCGTCAAAGAGAGCGTGGAGGCATCCTGA
- the cca gene encoding CCA tRNA nucleotidyltransferase — translation MEKDRRDGLEQKVLDSITPSSAEMDAIQSAVAGVVSDVETYVRLNFPSVGPVDPIVVGSVAKGTCLKDPDVDIFMRFPISVTRGNLEKMGIAIGKAVLQEPVLKYAEHPYVRGKIGKTVIDLVPCYRIEDSSKKMSAVDRTPFHTVYVNGHASSKQKDEIRLLKRFFKGIGVYGADTRIRGFSGYLCELLVLSLGDFRGVLRNMADWSPGAAILPPGASLGSKLGTVESSIVVPDPVDSDRNVAAALDRNSFATAVIAARHYLEKPSITFFHPTARKLLSLAQLKKISASSGHGLLMVTFPKPDITDDNLYPQIVKAKKSIAALLEKYGFDVNRSTYLAEDDIRVLFEMKNGVHPSFWLRTGPPGWAKTADSFISKHRKHGGSIVVVDGVLYSEEAREFDLPENLVRSMLNELSTGADLDRLKSKTTVVAGSDVLVEENKKILSELLAPAFPWE, via the coding sequence ATGGAGAAAGACAGAAGGGATGGATTGGAGCAGAAAGTTCTGGATTCCATTACTCCTTCGAGTGCTGAGATGGATGCCATTCAATCTGCGGTTGCCGGTGTGGTCTCTGATGTCGAAACGTATGTGCGGCTTAACTTTCCATCTGTCGGTCCCGTTGATCCTATTGTTGTGGGCTCCGTTGCGAAGGGAACATGTCTCAAGGATCCGGATGTGGATATATTCATGCGGTTCCCGATAAGTGTGACCAGGGGCAATCTTGAAAAGATGGGCATAGCGATTGGAAAGGCTGTTTTGCAGGAACCTGTCCTGAAGTATGCGGAACACCCTTATGTCCGTGGAAAGATAGGTAAGACGGTGATTGACCTCGTTCCTTGCTACCGGATTGAGGATTCTTCGAAGAAGATGTCTGCGGTCGACAGGACACCTTTCCACACTGTTTATGTCAACGGTCATGCTTCGTCAAAACAGAAGGATGAAATAAGACTGCTCAAGCGATTTTTCAAAGGCATTGGTGTCTATGGCGCGGATACCAGAATCCGGGGTTTTTCAGGATATCTCTGCGAACTGCTCGTTCTCTCACTGGGTGATTTTCGCGGGGTCCTGAGGAACATGGCTGACTGGAGTCCGGGTGCGGCAATACTGCCTCCCGGAGCATCGCTCGGCAGTAAGCTAGGGACCGTAGAGTCAAGCATCGTCGTGCCTGATCCTGTGGACAGCGACAGGAATGTTGCGGCCGCACTGGACAGAAATTCATTTGCGACAGCCGTAATCGCAGCGAGGCATTATCTGGAAAAACCGTCAATAACTTTTTTCCATCCGACCGCACGCAAGCTTTTGAGTCTTGCCCAGCTTAAGAAAATTTCCGCGTCATCTGGCCACGGACTGCTTATGGTCACTTTTCCAAAGCCCGACATCACAGACGACAACCTCTACCCGCAGATAGTCAAGGCAAAGAAGAGCATTGCCGCCCTGCTCGAAAAATACGGCTTCGACGTGAATCGCTCTACGTATCTGGCCGAGGACGACATCAGGGTGCTGTTCGAGATGAAGAACGGTGTTCACCCCTCCTTCTGGCTCAGAACCGGACCCCCGGGCTGGGCTAAGACGGCTGACAGCTTCATCTCCAAGCACAGGAAACATGGCGGCAGCATCGTCGTTGTCGACGGAGTACTGTATTCAGAGGAGGCAAGAGAATTCGACTTGCCGGAAAACCTCGTCAGATCCATGCTGAACGAGCTTAGCACCGGGGCGGATCTGGATCGTCTGAAGTCAAAGACCACTGTCGTTGCCGGTAGCGATGTGCTTGTCGAGGAGAATAAAAAGATCCTGTCAGAATTACTCGCACCTGCATTCCCGTGGGAGTGA
- a CDS encoding sugar kinase: MRTGYVDRNRRFAVSAFGEPMAEFSSVGKDRYGLSFSGDAVNVATSVARLGLKPCVISAAGDDHFGRALLEFMESQGISLSGMVTVKGGFTGLYFISLGKNGAHEFTYYRKGSVASAMRINRKQIEAIGASSIFHFSGIAQAISNESKKAVSLALDAAVRAGCFISYDVNFRPALWTKKDAAKALESVACKTDVMFISSEDYGMMYGKSSVSAAIDHLREMGVANIIYKSGENGSIADFQGRRRIRQKAFRVNAVDATGAGDAFDAGFLSQYYRTGSEKDAMAFASVNAALKCLKKGGTRGLPTFESVMRKM; the protein is encoded by the coding sequence ATGCGCACCGGGTATGTCGACAGGAACAGGCGTTTTGCCGTCTCTGCATTTGGAGAGCCGATGGCCGAATTCTCCTCAGTTGGGAAAGACAGATACGGGCTGAGCTTCAGCGGAGACGCCGTCAACGTTGCAACATCAGTCGCACGGCTCGGCCTTAAGCCGTGTGTGATTTCGGCCGCAGGCGACGACCACTTCGGAAGAGCATTGCTGGAGTTCATGGAATCGCAGGGCATCAGCCTGAGCGGGATGGTGACGGTAAAGGGAGGATTCACCGGCCTGTATTTCATCAGTCTGGGGAAAAACGGCGCACATGAATTTACATACTACAGAAAAGGGAGCGTCGCCTCGGCCATGCGCATAAACAGGAAACAGATTGAAGCCATAGGCGCTTCTTCCATCTTTCATTTCAGCGGAATCGCACAGGCCATCAGCAATGAGTCCAAGAAGGCAGTGTCTCTCGCACTAGATGCTGCCGTACGGGCCGGTTGTTTCATTTCATACGATGTGAACTTCAGGCCGGCACTGTGGACGAAAAAAGATGCAGCAAAGGCACTTGAGTCCGTCGCGTGCAAAACAGATGTGATGTTCATCAGCTCCGAAGATTACGGCATGATGTATGGAAAGAGCAGTGTTTCAGCGGCGATTGACCACCTCAGGGAGATGGGTGTCGCGAACATAATATACAAATCCGGCGAAAACGGCTCAATCGCGGATTTTCAGGGAAGGCGGCGCATAAGACAGAAAGCATTTCGTGTGAATGCTGTCGATGCCACGGGAGCCGGAGATGCGTTCGATGCCGGCTTCCTTTCTCAGTATTACAGAACCGGCAGCGAGAAGGATGCGATGGCCTTTGCATCGGTCAACGCGGCGCTGAAGTGCCTGAAAAAAGGCGGAACGAGAGGGTTGCCAACCTTTGAGAGTGTCATGAGAAAAATGTAA
- a CDS encoding molybdopterin-dependent oxidoreductase: MSALPPGQFNGHRFVIYTINGVPSVDDNNYVLELFGEVEKPLSFTLSEIRDMATARMKSDFHCVTRWSIRDCEWGGVPFSALKEKAGVKEEACFAYAHCLDGYTTVMPMENMHDAMFAVSLNGAQLTQEQGAPVRLVVPSLYGWKSAKWVQAVELLKEYRDGYWEERGYHERGDFLVEERFKDPAARFIHKKVAKKQTADR; this comes from the coding sequence ATGAGCGCATTGCCCCCCGGACAGTTCAACGGCCACAGGTTTGTCATATACACGATAAATGGAGTTCCGTCAGTAGATGACAACAATTACGTGCTGGAGCTTTTTGGAGAAGTCGAAAAACCGCTGTCATTCACCCTTTCCGAAATCAGGGACATGGCCACCGCAAGAATGAAGAGCGATTTTCATTGCGTTACCCGATGGAGCATCAGGGACTGCGAGTGGGGCGGCGTCCCGTTTTCCGCGCTTAAGGAGAAAGCCGGAGTGAAGGAAGAAGCGTGTTTTGCCTACGCTCACTGCCTGGACGGCTATACTACGGTGATGCCGATGGAAAACATGCATGATGCGATGTTTGCCGTTTCACTCAACGGCGCGCAGCTCACGCAGGAGCAGGGAGCGCCGGTCAGACTGGTCGTCCCCTCGCTCTACGGCTGGAAGAGTGCAAAATGGGTCCAGGCCGTCGAGCTGCTGAAGGAGTACAGGGATGGATACTGGGAAGAGAGGGGCTATCATGAGCGGGGAGATTTCCTTGTGGAAGAACGTTTCAAGGATCCGGCGGCCCGTTTCATACACAAGAAGGTTGCAAAAAAACAGACTGCAGATCGATGA
- a CDS encoding winged helix-turn-helix domain-containing protein, which yields MKVLANPVRLRIIASLEREPKHIYALAKELNLSYPLVHLYLESLEKAGLVSGTTETGRGDERERKTYMMSRFSIHLTPALIRKLEEAENNG from the coding sequence ATGAAAGTTCTTGCAAACCCGGTGAGGTTGAGAATAATAGCATCGCTTGAGAGGGAACCTAAACACATATATGCGCTCGCGAAGGAACTCAACCTCTCATATCCGCTCGTACATCTGTATCTTGAATCGCTTGAAAAAGCAGGACTCGTCTCCGGAACAACTGAAACCGGCCGGGGCGATGAAAGGGAGAGGAAGACATACATGATGTCCAGATTCAGCATCCATCTGACACCGGCGTTGATCAGGAAACTTGAGGAGGCCGAGAATAATGGTTAG
- a CDS encoding ABC transporter permease yields MDLMNAYRLARRNVQVNTDPGTLVFLLLMPTIYLIFMGYMYGSLISNLSVGGHSVSYISFLSPGIIAFQTLTAGSVAGSMLWSDRRYGMFEQILSIPYTRAEYLLGIIFTTMALSIFGALAMLLISLVIGALVSITALGVAAIIFSLIFGSLFWGSFNLALAAKSRSNQMYNSIQVIILFLAGFASTVFYPISAGTPAALRYIMVLNPLTYITDTIRAGYVSSFNTAFLGEEAILVAETTFIFILAVLLYRNVRVGVK; encoded by the coding sequence ATGGACCTGATGAATGCGTACAGACTCGCCAGAAGGAATGTGCAGGTGAACACGGACCCCGGCACTCTGGTCTTCCTGCTCCTCATGCCCACAATATATCTCATTTTCATGGGCTACATGTACGGGTCGCTAATAAGCAACCTTTCTGTGGGAGGACATTCAGTGAGCTATATCAGCTTCCTGTCCCCGGGCATAATTGCCTTCCAGACACTGACTGCCGGCTCCGTAGCGGGAAGCATGCTCTGGTCTGACAGAAGGTATGGCATGTTTGAGCAGATACTCTCCATACCCTACACGAGAGCGGAGTATCTTCTGGGCATCATATTCACAACCATGGCACTTTCAATATTCGGTGCGCTGGCCATGCTACTCATCTCGCTGGTTATCGGTGCCCTCGTGTCCATCACCGCCCTGGGAGTGGCGGCAATCATATTCAGCCTGATTTTTGGAAGCCTCTTCTGGGGATCGTTCAATCTGGCGCTGGCTGCCAAATCAAGGTCGAATCAGATGTATAACAGCATACAGGTAATCATACTCTTTCTTGCAGGTTTCGCGAGCACCGTTTTCTATCCGATATCCGCGGGAACGCCGGCTGCACTTCGTTACATTATGGTCTTGAATCCTCTCACGTACATAACAGACACAATCAGGGCTGGATATGTTTCGAGTTTCAACACCGCGTTCCTGGGAGAGGAGGCAATACTTGTTGCAGAAACGACATTCATTTTCATACTCGCGGTGCTGCTCTACAGGAATGTCAGAGTAGGCGTGAAATGA
- a CDS encoding ABC transporter ATP-binding protein has protein sequence MELLRVRNLSKKLVVNRTPFVILDDISFDVKERDFVCIVGPSGSGKSSLLRIIARLDTPTEGTAEFSDKLGKNVVVSMVFQSFALFPWLTVAENVGIGLEAMNVGKEERHGIVKKYIDIVGLNGFEDAYPKELSGGMKQRVGIARSLAVDPDLLCMDEPFSSLDVLTAQGLRDEVLMLWQKSDLPPSAVLMVTHNLEEAVYMADRIIVMTPRPGKVSCEMVVDIPRPRDRKSPEFLDFVDQVFSKIV, from the coding sequence ATGGAACTGCTGCGTGTCAGGAATCTGTCCAAGAAACTTGTGGTCAACAGGACCCCGTTCGTGATACTCGACGACATCTCCTTCGACGTGAAGGAGAGGGATTTTGTCTGTATTGTGGGTCCTTCAGGCTCGGGGAAAAGTTCCCTGTTGAGAATCATTGCAAGACTAGATACACCCACGGAGGGAACGGCGGAATTCAGCGACAAACTGGGCAAGAATGTTGTCGTCTCGATGGTATTCCAGTCATTCGCCCTGTTCCCGTGGCTCACTGTCGCGGAAAATGTCGGAATAGGACTGGAGGCAATGAATGTCGGCAAAGAGGAAAGACACGGAATTGTGAAGAAATATATCGACATCGTTGGGCTCAATGGATTTGAGGATGCATATCCGAAGGAACTTTCCGGCGGGATGAAGCAGAGGGTGGGCATAGCAAGGAGTCTGGCAGTCGACCCGGACCTCCTCTGCATGGACGAACCGTTCTCCTCACTGGACGTTCTCACGGCGCAGGGTCTCAGAGATGAGGTGCTGATGCTGTGGCAGAAGAGCGATCTGCCGCCGTCTGCCGTTCTGATGGTAACACACAACCTGGAGGAGGCAGTTTACATGGCCGACAGAATAATAGTCATGACACCGAGACCAGGAAAGGTGAGCTGCGAAATGGTCGTCGACATACCAAGGCCAAGGGACAGAAAGAGTCCGGAATTCCTTGATTTCGTCGATCAGGTTTTTTCAAAGATAGTCTGA
- a CDS encoding KaiC domain-containing protein — MQGAVEATGIDGLDEMLGGGLPANSITAVLGSFGTGKTTLALQYLLKGLNSGEKCIFISLEEDEQSILKNAGSYGWDLSTHISEGRLSLVRLEPYNTRTSIERIKSEFPEFIRNFGAKRVVLDSVSLLTMLYDSDAEKRAGLFTLCNLIRESGAGALLTSEVNENHPVSSRDGMVEYTVDGVILLQSVESKDASEQQLTIRIVKMRGVGHSRRIKPYSITRDGIVVHSGSEVF, encoded by the coding sequence ATGCAAGGGGCTGTGGAAGCAACTGGCATTGACGGCCTGGACGAAATGCTCGGCGGAGGGCTCCCTGCAAACTCCATAACGGCGGTTCTCGGTTCTTTCGGAACGGGGAAAACAACGCTTGCTCTTCAATATCTGCTGAAGGGACTCAATTCCGGCGAAAAGTGCATATTCATTTCGCTCGAAGAGGATGAACAGTCAATACTCAAGAATGCGGGTTCGTACGGATGGGATCTCTCCACCCACATCAGCGAGGGACGCCTCTCGCTCGTTCGGCTGGAGCCGTACAACACCAGGACATCTATAGAGCGAATCAAGAGCGAATTCCCTGAATTTATCAGGAATTTCGGTGCAAAGAGAGTCGTCCTGGACTCCGTATCACTTCTCACGATGCTTTATGATAGCGATGCGGAGAAGCGGGCAGGACTGTTCACACTCTGCAACCTCATCAGGGAAAGCGGCGCAGGAGCATTGCTCACCTCAGAGGTCAATGAAAATCATCCCGTATCATCCAGAGACGGGATGGTGGAATATACGGTCGACGGCGTGATACTCCTGCAGAGCGTCGAGTCCAAGGACGCCTCGGAACAGCAGCTGACTATAAGGATTGTGAAAATGCGCGGCGTCGGGCATTCAAGAAGGATCAAGCCATACAGCATAACCAGAGATGGCATAGTGGTGCATTCCGGCTCGGAAGTATTCTGA
- the pyrH gene encoding UMP kinase, producing the protein MVQERIAISIGGSILVPDNEDMSYIKQLASTLLDMLPVYKFLVVCGGGKIARYYITIGRSLGADESSLDELGIEVTRLNARLLITALGDKAYYKPAESIDEARLASNSYPIVVMGGTHPGQTTDAVAALAAEKIKATRLVNATSVDGVYTEDPKTNPAAKRIDRMTFKELLEKVVYAKMEAGSSFIFDPLGAKLISRSKIQTAVVFGRDLQQLSNAIKGQPFVGTLITSAQPPSDAAANSGSPSR; encoded by the coding sequence ATGGTGCAGGAAAGAATTGCCATATCCATCGGCGGCTCTATACTGGTTCCGGATAACGAAGACATGTCATACATTAAACAGCTCGCCTCTACACTTCTCGATATGCTGCCTGTTTATAAATTTCTAGTAGTCTGCGGCGGCGGCAAGATTGCCCGTTACTATATAACGATCGGCAGGTCGCTAGGCGCAGACGAGTCTTCTCTAGATGAGCTGGGAATAGAAGTCACCAGACTTAATGCCAGACTGCTGATAACGGCGCTCGGCGACAAGGCGTATTACAAGCCGGCGGAGAGCATCGATGAGGCACGCCTTGCCTCAAACAGCTATCCGATTGTGGTCATGGGCGGAACGCATCCGGGTCAGACAACAGACGCGGTCGCCGCTCTCGCTGCCGAAAAGATCAAGGCTACGCGCCTGGTAAACGCGACATCCGTCGACGGCGTATACACCGAAGACCCCAAGACGAATCCGGCCGCGAAGCGGATAGACAGGATGACATTCAAGGAACTTCTCGAGAAAGTAGTCTACGCAAAGATGGAGGCCGGCTCCAGCTTCATTTTCGATCCGCTCGGTGCCAAACTGATAAGCAGGAGCAAGATTCAGACGGCCGTAGTGTTCGGCCGGGACCTGCAGCAGCTGTCCAATGCAATAAAGGGGCAGCCGTTCGTCGGCACGCTGATAACGTCTGCTCAACCGCCTTCGGATGCAGCCGCTAATTCCGGTTCCCCTTCACGCTAG
- a CDS encoding ABC transporter permease subunit → MKKTGRLMILFAALAILVLSAVTSRQGQLISFYAIPYDALRSMIRMTAAYIASILFSFAYAYAMYANRHAEKILQPILDILQSVPILGFFPFAIFLFVRAVNGNEIGWEFASIFLIFTSMTWNMTFGIFDSFVGIPEDLKQTSKLYGLSGWRRFRDLYFPATVPKLVYNSMMSWAAGWYFLVPAEYIASVAKGGAVLPGIGSMLYVSAQKGDISLMTATFAFLILIIVIMDIVIWRPLNAWSEKYKYEYTAVSTGTHQINQFPMRRYFQWIPVRSGTGRAISGAVRRGAEGFNTAGHKIATFYADTRRVWRYVFAAAGIIIVVGIIVGAVEAISSIYKLLIVSGKIYAAVLPLALGLSLARLVIAYIISLAIALPLAIVSTRRGSGRLIMPIAEIVASVPATAVFPIIVFVLIGVTHGLNIPAILLITTGMVWYLFFNLAAGMRTIPSEIIEAARNYGLKGGLYAKRVLLPAMFPSLVTGSITAFGGGWNALIVSEYVQSISPNTPPYSVLGIGELIDRAAYATPPNTPLLILSLIVMILAVIAINRLFWKRLQGIAERKYRIEGVS, encoded by the coding sequence ATGAAAAAGACAGGCAGACTCATGATTCTTTTCGCCGCCCTTGCCATCCTCGTATTATCGGCCGTCACCAGCAGGCAGGGACAGCTGATATCATTCTATGCGATACCATATGATGCGCTGAGGAGCATGATCAGGATGACCGCGGCGTACATCGCATCCATACTCTTTTCGTTTGCATATGCCTACGCAATGTACGCGAACAGGCATGCTGAAAAAATACTCCAGCCGATACTGGACATCCTTCAGTCTGTACCAATACTGGGATTTTTTCCCTTTGCCATATTCCTGTTTGTGAGGGCGGTTAACGGAAACGAAATAGGATGGGAATTCGCCTCCATTTTCCTGATATTCACCAGCATGACCTGGAACATGACGTTCGGCATATTTGACTCGTTTGTAGGGATACCAGAGGATCTGAAGCAGACATCTAAGCTGTATGGTCTTTCGGGCTGGAGAAGATTCCGCGATCTGTATTTTCCCGCCACCGTTCCCAAGCTCGTTTACAACAGCATGATGTCGTGGGCGGCAGGCTGGTATTTTCTCGTTCCTGCGGAGTATATCGCATCCGTAGCGAAAGGCGGCGCCGTGCTGCCCGGGATAGGCTCCATGCTCTACGTGTCTGCCCAGAAGGGTGACATATCGCTGATGACAGCAACTTTTGCATTCCTTATTTTGATCATCGTGATTATGGACATAGTCATCTGGAGACCTCTCAATGCATGGTCCGAAAAATACAAGTATGAATATACTGCGGTATCCACCGGCACACATCAGATCAACCAGTTCCCGATGCGCCGTTACTTCCAGTGGATTCCCGTCAGATCCGGAACGGGGAGGGCAATATCCGGAGCAGTCAGAAGAGGAGCGGAGGGATTCAACACTGCCGGTCACAAAATTGCGACCTTCTATGCAGATACCCGCCGCGTTTGGAGATACGTCTTTGCGGCAGCGGGCATCATCATCGTCGTGGGTATTATTGTCGGCGCAGTTGAAGCAATTTCATCAATATACAAACTTCTGATTGTTTCTGGAAAAATCTATGCTGCAGTACTTCCGCTGGCGCTCGGCCTGTCGCTGGCAAGACTCGTGATTGCGTACATCATTTCGCTTGCCATTGCGTTACCTCTGGCCATAGTGTCTACACGCAGGGGCAGTGGCAGACTGATTATGCCGATAGCTGAGATCGTCGCTTCAGTTCCGGCAACCGCCGTCTTCCCGATTATTGTGTTCGTACTCATCGGCGTAACACACGGACTGAATATACCTGCCATACTCCTGATTACGACAGGCATGGTCTGGTATCTGTTCTTCAACCTTGCCGCAGGCATGAGAACGATTCCATCGGAGATTATCGAGGCTGCGAGAAATTACGGCCTGAAAGGAGGTCTTTATGCGAAACGTGTTCTGCTGCCTGCAATGTTCCCTTCGCTGGTGACAGGGAGCATTACCGCTTTCGGCGGAGGATGGAATGCGCTGATCGTGTCGGAGTACGTGCAGTCGATATCGCCAAACACGCCGCCGTATTCTGTTCTCGGCATCGGTGAGTTAATCGACAGGGCGGCATATGCAACCCCGCCGAATACACCCCTGCTCATTCTTTCCCTGATTGTCATGATTCTCGCCGTTATTGCCATCAACAGACTTTTCTGGAAGAGACTGCAGGGCATTGCCGAAAGGAAGTACAGGATCGAGGGCGTCAGCTGA